From Burkholderia sp. WP9, a single genomic window includes:
- a CDS encoding ABC transporter ATP-binding protein, which produces MSALLEVSNVEAGYGGGRVLNGVSFGVGRGEVLALIGRNGVGKTTLMRALIGLVRLDAGEIRLEGNAIGHDKPYARAQSGMGYVPQGREIFGALTVAENLQVGAQANRARAAGMKEKVVGYFPILKKRYTQKAGTMSGGEQQQLAIARALISAPKVLLLDEPSEGIQPSIVDLIGDTLQHIAHDTGIGVVLVEQDMGMVERIANRCCVMDKGRIVETLSPEQLGDEQLIRQYLAL; this is translated from the coding sequence ATGAGCGCGTTGCTGGAGGTGTCGAACGTCGAAGCGGGATATGGCGGCGGACGTGTGCTCAACGGCGTGTCGTTCGGCGTCGGGCGAGGCGAGGTGCTGGCCCTCATCGGGCGCAACGGGGTCGGCAAGACGACGTTGATGCGCGCGCTGATTGGTCTTGTCAGGCTCGATGCCGGCGAAATCAGACTCGAAGGCAATGCGATCGGCCACGACAAGCCGTATGCCCGGGCGCAGAGCGGTATGGGCTATGTGCCGCAAGGGCGCGAGATATTCGGCGCGCTGACCGTTGCCGAGAATCTGCAGGTCGGCGCGCAGGCGAATCGGGCGCGCGCCGCGGGCATGAAAGAGAAAGTCGTCGGCTATTTTCCGATTTTGAAGAAACGCTATACGCAGAAGGCGGGAACCATGAGCGGGGGCGAACAGCAGCAGCTGGCGATTGCCCGCGCCCTGATCAGCGCGCCGAAGGTGCTGTTGCTCGACGAGCCGTCCGAAGGCATTCAACCTTCCATCGTCGATCTGATCGGCGACACGCTGCAGCATATCGCGCACGACACGGGTATCGGCGTGGTGCTGGTCGAACAGGATATGGGCATGGTCGAGCGTATCGCGAATCGCTGCTGTGTGATGGACAAGGGCCGTATCGTCGAGA
- a CDS encoding ATP-binding cassette domain-containing protein — translation MTTLLETRGLKKHFGGAHVINGIDFRIEANEIRCVIGPNGAGKSTFFKLITGEHRPSEGSVMFLGKDMSHVLPHERIRMGMSIKFQIPGVFPDLSVRQHLQLSLHRAKDDRPESLDELLRRFMLENEEHMLARNLSHGKKQWLEIAMAVSLRPKLLFLDEPVAGMSVEETHATGELIKRLSAGGLTMMVVEHDMTFVKQIASRVTVLHGGSLLADGPLDEILARDDVAEVYLGKKK, via the coding sequence ATGACCACGCTGCTCGAAACGCGCGGGCTCAAGAAGCATTTTGGCGGCGCGCATGTGATCAATGGCATCGACTTCCGTATCGAGGCGAACGAGATTCGCTGCGTGATCGGGCCGAACGGCGCGGGCAAGAGCACGTTCTTCAAGCTCATCACGGGCGAGCATCGTCCTTCCGAAGGCAGCGTGATGTTTCTCGGTAAGGACATGAGCCATGTGCTTCCACACGAGCGCATCCGGATGGGCATGAGTATCAAGTTCCAGATTCCCGGCGTGTTTCCCGATCTGAGCGTGCGTCAGCATTTGCAACTGTCGCTGCATCGCGCGAAGGACGACCGGCCCGAGAGTCTCGACGAACTGCTGCGGCGCTTCATGCTGGAGAACGAAGAGCACATGCTCGCGCGCAACCTGTCGCACGGCAAGAAGCAATGGCTCGAAATCGCGATGGCCGTGTCGTTGCGGCCGAAGCTGCTGTTTCTCGATGAGCCGGTGGCGGGCATGTCGGTGGAAGAGACGCATGCAACCGGCGAACTCATCAAGCGGCTGTCGGCAGGCGGCCTCACGATGATGGTGGTCGAGCACGACATGACGTTTGTCAAGCAGATCGCCTCGCGCGTCACGGTGCTGCACGGCGGCAGTCTGCTCGCCGACGGGCCACTCGACGAGATCCTCGCGCGCGACGACGTCGCGGAAGTCTATCTGGGGAAGAAGAAATGA
- a CDS encoding ABC transporter permease translates to MKGPSTSAATRALHTVPWLVALCLPLVVDANTSGNLAYCLLWAFSALGLAAMWGYGGILSFGQTAFFGLSGYTYGIFTLNYGDTWFESWLGLGAGIVVSIVVAALIGYMIFYGRIKGVFIGIVTLSVTLVLETFMSQTAGPQWAIGEARLNGYNGMGGMPQLTIPWPGGPLTLENVSFYYLVLLLLIAVYAIMRRLLDGTFGLTLIAIRENPQRAEMLGVDIRRHQLMVFVLGCALGGLSGALYTIWGSYITPSTMGLTAAAMPVIWVATSGRKSIGGTIIGTALLVWLSQNLAVYGSQYALILLGAILLIVVLAAPEGLLPFVARHLGRLSSRTGGASRHAGACLKREEGKS, encoded by the coding sequence ATGAAAGGGCCTTCGACCAGCGCCGCAACGCGCGCGTTGCATACGGTGCCGTGGCTCGTGGCGCTATGTCTGCCGCTCGTGGTCGATGCGAACACCAGCGGCAATCTCGCCTACTGTCTGCTGTGGGCGTTCAGCGCGCTCGGGCTCGCCGCGATGTGGGGCTACGGCGGCATCCTGTCGTTCGGGCAGACCGCGTTCTTTGGGTTGTCGGGCTACACCTACGGTATCTTCACGCTCAACTATGGCGACACGTGGTTCGAGTCGTGGCTCGGGCTCGGCGCGGGCATCGTGGTGAGCATCGTCGTCGCTGCGTTGATCGGCTACATGATTTTCTATGGGCGCATCAAGGGCGTGTTCATCGGCATCGTCACGTTGTCGGTGACGCTCGTGCTCGAAACCTTCATGTCGCAGACAGCAGGGCCGCAATGGGCGATCGGCGAGGCGCGGCTGAACGGCTACAACGGCATGGGCGGCATGCCGCAATTGACCATTCCGTGGCCGGGCGGCCCGCTCACGCTGGAGAACGTGAGCTTCTACTACCTCGTGCTGCTTCTGCTGATCGCGGTCTACGCGATCATGCGCAGGCTGCTCGACGGCACCTTCGGTTTGACCCTCATCGCTATCCGGGAGAATCCGCAGCGCGCGGAGATGCTCGGCGTCGATATCCGCCGTCATCAACTGATGGTGTTCGTGCTCGGTTGCGCGCTGGGCGGATTGTCGGGTGCGTTGTACACGATCTGGGGTTCCTACATCACGCCGTCGACAATGGGCCTCACCGCTGCCGCGATGCCGGTGATCTGGGTCGCAACGTCGGGAAGAAAGAGCATTGGAGGAACGATCATCGGCACCGCCTTGCTCGTGTGGCTCTCGCAGAATCTCGCGGTATATGGCAGCCAGTACGCGCTGATCCTGCTCGGTGCGATTCTGCTGATCGTCGTGCTGGCCGCGCCAGAAGGTCTGCTGCCGTTTGTCGCGCGGCATCTGGGGCGTCTGTCGAGCCGCACGGGCGGCGCTTCGCGCCACGCCGGCGCATGTCTGAAGCGAGAGGAGGGCAAATCATGA
- a CDS encoding branched-chain amino acid ABC transporter permease produces MATLSVLYSLIYQFGDNFAYLVLAALGLAVIFGMMGVINLAHGEFIMCGAYVTIISAKHGAPLPLAMLSGALTAALAGVIIERLVIRHLYDRLFDSVVATWAISLIVQQTMLLVAGPSIEGIGTPFGSFSLGEYSFSTYRAVLPGIALAILFGLYLLFFKTNYGVCARATIQNANIAQCLGLRTDRLYTLTFALGAGLAGLTGALYAPTMTAVPTMGSNFIVQAFVSVVVGGANVIAGTTPAAGVLAIIQTALTASYGQLFGQIGLLVTVIVVIRLMPQGLGNLFTRLR; encoded by the coding sequence ATGGCCACTTTGTCGGTTCTCTATTCGCTCATCTATCAGTTCGGCGACAACTTCGCCTATCTGGTGCTCGCGGCGCTCGGACTCGCGGTAATTTTCGGCATGATGGGGGTCATCAATCTCGCGCATGGCGAGTTCATCATGTGCGGCGCGTACGTGACCATCATCTCGGCGAAGCACGGTGCGCCGCTGCCGCTCGCGATGCTGTCCGGCGCGCTTACGGCGGCGCTCGCGGGCGTCATCATCGAACGGCTGGTGATTCGCCATCTCTATGACCGTCTGTTCGACTCCGTCGTGGCAACATGGGCAATCAGCCTGATCGTGCAGCAGACCATGCTGCTGGTCGCAGGTCCGTCGATCGAAGGGATCGGCACGCCGTTCGGCTCGTTTTCGCTTGGCGAGTATTCGTTCTCGACGTATCGTGCCGTGCTGCCCGGTATCGCGCTCGCCATCCTGTTCGGCCTCTACCTGCTGTTCTTCAAAACCAATTACGGCGTCTGCGCGCGCGCCACGATCCAGAACGCGAATATCGCGCAATGCCTCGGTCTGCGCACCGACCGGCTCTATACGCTGACCTTCGCGCTGGGCGCGGGCCTTGCGGGCCTCACCGGCGCGCTCTACGCGCCGACCATGACGGCGGTGCCGACCATGGGCAGCAATTTCATCGTGCAGGCCTTCGTGTCGGTAGTGGTTGGTGGTGCCAACGTGATCGCGGGCACCACACCGGCGGCCGGCGTGCTCGCGATCATCCAGACCGCGCTGACGGCGTCCTACGGGCAGCTGTTCGGACAAATCGGTCTGCTGGTGACCGTTATCGTCGTGATCCGGCTGATGCCGCAAGGGCTCGGCAATCTCTTCACCCGCTTGCGCTAG
- a CDS encoding urea ABC transporter substrate-binding protein codes for MLLKLSGWMRLALTAGLALTSLASSAADPVKIGLLEDASGNFALATIPKIHATELAVDEINAKGGILGRPVKLIAYDTQSDNTKFQELARRLVQTDKPDVIFGAFSSASREAIRPIMDRAHQLYWYDNQYEGGVCDSNTFVTGAVPEQQFSTLIPWMMQKYGKKVYTIAADYNFGQISAEWVRNIVKENGGTMVGEEFIPLSVSQFGQTIQNIQKAKPDFVVTLLVGANQSSYYEQQASAHLNLPMASSVNVGQAYEHKRFKPPALKDMYVTANYVEEVDSPASNDFKKRFHAKFPNEPYINQEAANAYDALYLYKAAVEKAKSTNQDAVRKALESGDICTTGAQGKVCIDPKSHHASHTIYLVHVKEDHSVEIPKVWEDVQPYWLGKVGCDLPNRPDHRQYTPSNLPKKS; via the coding sequence ATGTTGCTGAAGCTGTCGGGCTGGATGCGTCTCGCCCTTACCGCAGGACTCGCACTGACTTCGCTCGCTTCGAGCGCCGCTGATCCCGTAAAGATCGGCTTGCTCGAAGACGCCTCGGGGAATTTCGCACTGGCCACGATTCCCAAGATTCACGCCACGGAACTCGCCGTCGACGAGATCAACGCGAAGGGCGGCATTCTCGGCCGCCCGGTGAAGCTGATCGCTTACGACACACAGTCGGACAACACCAAGTTTCAGGAACTGGCCCGACGGCTCGTGCAGACCGACAAGCCGGATGTAATTTTCGGCGCGTTCTCCAGCGCATCGCGCGAGGCGATCCGCCCGATCATGGACCGCGCGCATCAGCTCTACTGGTACGACAATCAGTACGAAGGCGGCGTCTGCGATTCGAACACCTTCGTTACCGGCGCGGTGCCCGAGCAACAATTTTCGACGCTCATTCCGTGGATGATGCAGAAGTACGGCAAGAAGGTATACACCATCGCGGCCGACTACAACTTCGGGCAGATTTCGGCGGAGTGGGTACGCAACATCGTCAAGGAAAACGGCGGCACGATGGTCGGCGAGGAGTTCATTCCTCTGTCGGTATCGCAGTTCGGCCAGACCATTCAGAACATCCAGAAGGCGAAGCCCGACTTCGTGGTCACACTGCTGGTCGGCGCGAATCAGTCTTCGTACTACGAGCAGCAGGCGTCGGCGCATCTGAATCTGCCGATGGCGAGTTCGGTGAACGTCGGTCAGGCCTATGAGCACAAGCGCTTCAAACCGCCTGCGCTGAAGGACATGTACGTGACGGCGAACTACGTCGAAGAGGTCGATTCGCCCGCCAGCAACGACTTCAAGAAGCGCTTCCACGCGAAGTTTCCGAATGAGCCGTACATCAACCAGGAAGCAGCAAACGCCTACGACGCCCTCTACCTCTACAAGGCCGCGGTCGAAAAGGCGAAGTCGACGAATCAGGACGCGGTACGCAAAGCGCTCGAAAGCGGCGACATCTGCACGACCGGCGCGCAAGGCAAGGTCTGCATCGATCCGAAGAGCCATCACGCGAGTCACACGATTTATCTGGTGCACGTGAAAGAGGACCACTCGGTCGAGATTCCGAAGGTCTGGGAAGACGTGCAGCCCTACTGGCTCGGCAAGGTCGGCTGCGATCTGCCGAACCGGCCGGATCATCGTCAATACACGCCGTCGAACCTGCCCAAGAAGTCCTGA
- a CDS encoding MFS transporter has translation MQSDIKPRPRTLSQIPKGIWLLGFVSMFMDISSEMIHSLLPMFLVTSLGASAVMVGLIEGVAEATSPIVKIFSGALSDYLGNRKWLAVIGYGMGALSKPLFALAPTAGIVLTARVADRIGKGVRGAPRDALVADITPPHLRGAAYGLRQSLDTVGAFLGPLLAAGLMVLWANDFRMVFWVAVIPGIVAVGLLVIGVREPTHRSSATRVNPLKLENLKKLSGSYWWVVFVGAVFAIARFSEAFLVLRAMQGGIPVALVPLVMVVMNLVYSASAYPFGKLADSMSHTRLLAIGLVVLILSDVVLAHGSHWPVVLTGVALWGLHLGLTQGLLATMVAKAAPPDLKGTAFGFFNLTGGLATLVASLVAGELWDRLGASATFYAGAGFCIATLIALFVMTHSPWDET, from the coding sequence ATGCAAAGCGACATCAAGCCTCGCCCCCGCACACTCAGTCAGATTCCCAAAGGTATCTGGTTGCTCGGCTTCGTCAGCATGTTCATGGACATCTCGTCGGAGATGATCCACAGCCTCCTTCCGATGTTCCTGGTGACGAGTCTAGGGGCAAGCGCCGTGATGGTTGGCCTCATTGAAGGCGTCGCCGAAGCGACCTCGCCCATCGTAAAAATCTTTTCCGGCGCGCTAAGCGACTACCTTGGCAACCGGAAATGGCTCGCTGTCATTGGTTACGGCATGGGCGCGCTGAGTAAGCCGCTATTTGCACTAGCACCGACAGCGGGAATTGTCCTGACAGCGCGAGTGGCAGACCGAATCGGCAAAGGCGTGCGAGGCGCGCCGCGCGATGCGCTCGTGGCCGATATCACTCCCCCGCACCTGCGCGGCGCTGCGTATGGCCTTCGCCAGTCGCTGGACACTGTCGGCGCGTTTTTGGGTCCGTTGCTCGCCGCCGGCTTGATGGTGCTTTGGGCAAACGACTTCCGCATGGTGTTCTGGGTGGCGGTCATTCCCGGCATCGTCGCAGTCGGATTGCTTGTGATTGGCGTTAGGGAACCTACGCATCGGTCAAGCGCGACGCGCGTCAATCCGTTGAAACTCGAAAACCTGAAGAAGCTGAGCGGGTCGTACTGGTGGGTGGTATTTGTCGGCGCGGTTTTCGCGATTGCTCGGTTCAGCGAAGCATTTCTCGTCCTGCGCGCGATGCAAGGGGGTATACCCGTGGCGCTAGTACCACTCGTCATGGTAGTTATGAACCTGGTGTATTCAGCGTCAGCTTACCCCTTTGGCAAGCTAGCCGACTCCATGAGCCACACCCGACTACTGGCCATTGGTCTCGTCGTACTGATTCTGTCGGATGTCGTGCTTGCGCACGGAAGTCACTGGCCAGTCGTGCTAACCGGCGTCGCTCTGTGGGGCTTGCATCTGGGCCTCACGCAAGGTTTGCTGGCGACCATGGTTGCGAAAGCTGCGCCGCCCGATCTGAAAGGGACAGCGTTTGGTTTCTTCAATCTCACTGGTGGATTGGCGACTCTTGTGGCAAGCCTCGTGGCCGGTGAGCTCTGGGACAGGTTGGGAGCAAGCGCAACATTTTATGCGGGAGCGGGATTCTGTATCGCGACGCTGATTGCGCTCTTTGTCATGACGCATTCTCCTTGGGATGAAACATGA
- a CDS encoding CreA family protein — MIKLVSGRASILGALLIFSSTTAVIAKELATIETHSQRYGSHIAISAYDDPLVKGVTCYVSESNSDGALGSGRISHGADLTASCHQTGNIRVAEAVPRQAQVFTTETDPSFDSLHIIRVLDTERHSLVYFTYSESEVAGDLPGRIYVIRLPPGPRMPTR, encoded by the coding sequence ATGATCAAGCTGGTTTCAGGGCGGGCAAGCATTCTGGGCGCACTACTGATATTTTCGTCTACCACTGCAGTGATAGCCAAAGAGCTGGCGACGATTGAAACACATAGCCAGCGATATGGTTCTCACATCGCCATTTCGGCTTACGACGATCCTCTCGTGAAAGGCGTGACATGCTATGTGTCAGAGTCGAATTCCGATGGCGCGCTGGGAAGTGGACGGATCAGTCATGGGGCTGATCTGACGGCATCCTGCCATCAGACAGGCAACATCCGGGTTGCCGAAGCTGTTCCCAGGCAAGCGCAGGTATTCACGACCGAAACAGACCCAAGTTTCGACTCGCTCCATATCATCCGCGTGCTGGACACCGAGCGGCACTCACTTGTCTACTTCACCTACTCTGAAAGCGAGGTTGCAGGGGATCTGCCGGGCCGCATCTACGTGATCAGGTTGCCGCCAGGCCCCCGGATGCCCACCAGATAG
- a CDS encoding ADP-polyphosphate phosphotransferase: protein MEINSREFRVPEGGRVKLEKWPTKVDPVYKSRDHYQQLLGEHVGRLSALQQLLYASNRYAILLIFQAMDAAGKDGAIKHVMSGVNPQGCQVFSFKHPSATELQHDFLWRTTRDLPERGRIGIFNRSYYEEVLIARVHPEILHNEGLPDALLDEKTVWHDRYRSIQDLELHLCGNGTRIVKFYLHISKEEQRKRFLQRIDDPEKNWKFSVADVEERKYWKQYMKAYEECFNATSTQRAPWYIVPADDKENARLIVSRVVLETLEELEMTYPKANAERRKELQSIRAELEK from the coding sequence ATGGAGATCAACTCGCGAGAGTTTCGTGTCCCGGAAGGTGGAAGAGTCAAGCTCGAAAAATGGCCGACAAAAGTGGATCCCGTGTACAAGTCACGAGATCACTATCAGCAATTGCTTGGTGAGCATGTCGGCCGCCTGAGTGCTTTACAGCAGTTGCTTTATGCGAGCAATCGGTATGCGATTTTGCTGATCTTCCAGGCGATGGACGCGGCCGGTAAGGACGGCGCCATCAAGCATGTCATGTCTGGCGTGAACCCGCAGGGATGCCAGGTATTCAGCTTCAAACATCCCAGCGCCACTGAGTTGCAGCATGACTTTCTGTGGCGCACCACCCGCGATCTGCCAGAGCGCGGTCGAATCGGCATCTTCAACCGGTCGTACTACGAGGAAGTGTTGATCGCACGCGTCCATCCCGAGATTCTTCATAACGAGGGCCTTCCAGATGCACTGCTTGATGAGAAGACCGTGTGGCATGACCGCTATCGTTCAATCCAGGATCTGGAGTTGCACCTCTGCGGAAATGGCACGCGAATCGTCAAGTTTTACCTTCACATCTCCAAGGAAGAGCAGCGCAAACGCTTTCTGCAGCGTATCGACGACCCTGAGAAAAACTGGAAATTCAGTGTTGCGGATGTCGAGGAGCGGAAGTACTGGAAACAGTATATGAAGGCCTATGAGGAATGCTTCAATGCAACGAGCACCCAACGCGCTCCCTGGTACATCGTGCCAGCTGACGACAAGGAGAACGCGAGGCTGATCGTGTCGAGAGTCGTACTTGAGACGCTTGAGGAACTCGAAATGACCTATCCAAAGGCGAACGCCGAACGTAGAAAGGAATTGCAGTCAATTCGCGCGGAGCTTGAAAAATAA
- a CDS encoding cation diffusion facilitator family transporter has protein sequence MKQDTSPIFPEDETVDASASAAAASRSTWVSVAVNLALSIGQVITGILSRSQGLIADGIHSLSDLIADFVVLLASHHSRKPVDANHPYGHQRFETGASLALALILLLVGGGMLWSAVLKLERPETIQSVHLAALWVALAALVAKESLFRYMLAAATRVKSSMLVANAWHARSDAASSLVVALGIVGNLAGYPLLDPVAALIVGGMVVKMGGSFGWDALHDLMDRAADAAEVQAITETLRATPGILGVHDLRTRKMGDMILVDVHLEIDADLSVEQGHDIAVAARACVMARHRVLNVMTHVDPRRLGVTAPMTSTHRGDTAI, from the coding sequence ATGAAACAGGACACATCCCCGATTTTTCCGGAAGACGAGACCGTAGATGCCTCCGCCAGCGCCGCGGCGGCGTCTCGCAGCACGTGGGTCAGCGTCGCGGTGAATCTCGCCCTGAGCATCGGGCAGGTGATCACGGGCATCCTGTCCCGCTCGCAGGGATTGATCGCCGACGGAATTCATTCGCTGTCGGATCTGATCGCTGATTTCGTCGTGTTGCTGGCCAGTCACCACAGCAGGAAGCCAGTCGACGCGAACCATCCATACGGTCATCAACGTTTCGAGACTGGCGCATCGCTTGCGCTCGCATTGATTCTGCTGCTGGTCGGCGGTGGGATGCTCTGGTCCGCGGTCCTGAAACTCGAACGTCCCGAGACGATCCAGTCCGTGCATCTCGCGGCGCTCTGGGTCGCACTTGCCGCTCTCGTCGCGAAGGAAAGCCTGTTTCGCTACATGCTTGCGGCTGCGACGCGCGTGAAATCGAGCATGCTGGTCGCCAACGCATGGCACGCGCGCTCGGACGCGGCTTCTTCTCTCGTTGTCGCACTGGGCATTGTCGGTAACCTTGCCGGCTATCCGTTGCTGGATCCGGTCGCCGCGCTGATCGTCGGCGGCATGGTGGTGAAGATGGGCGGGTCCTTCGGCTGGGATGCATTGCACGACCTGATGGACAGGGCGGCCGATGCCGCGGAGGTGCAGGCCATCACTGAAACGCTGCGCGCGACGCCGGGCATACTCGGCGTACATGATCTGCGCACGCGCAAGATGGGGGACATGATCCTCGTTGATGTGCATCTGGAGATCGATGCCGATTTGTCGGTCGAGCAGGGGCACGACATCGCAGTCGCGGCGCGTGCTTGCGTGATGGCGCGCCACCGCGTGCTCAACGTGATGACCCATGTCGATCCGCGGCGTCTGGGCGTCACCGCGCCCATGACTTCGACGCATCGAGGCGACACGGCGATATAG
- the arsA gene encoding arsenical pump-driving ATPase, with amino-acid sequence MTLPAVTTRHLFFTGKGGVGKTSLACATALQLAEKGKAVLLVSTDPASNLDEVLETQLCGQPTPVNGFPNLHALNIDPELAAAAYRERMVAPYRGVLPDAAIRSMEEQFSGGCTVEIAAFDAFAELLGGSITAKAYDHVIFDTAPTGHTLRLLTLPSAWSNFLSTNTTGNSCLGPLAGLEQNRQLYAAAVAQLTDHDRTTVVLVARPEASAFREAERTRVELADLGVRNLVLAVNGVFKAVSSDDDIACAMEEQQAAAVKAMPPGLAVLPRSETGFIPKGLAGLAALDAYLHPARIATPSVDVRPGVELPGGLLPLIDELEKAGHGLVMTMGKGGVGKTTVAAAIALELAQRGHAVLLSTTDPAAHVAWTLQESLPGLSVSRIDPELEVSRYRAEVLAKAGTQLDAQGKAMLEEDLRSPCTEEIAVFRAFARTVDEARNAFVILDTAPTGHTILLMDSAEAYHREVMRTQGDMPEAVRQLLPRLRDPQFTHVLIVTLAEATPVHEAERLQADLRRAQIEPYAWVIDQSLLASGTHDPALAERGRYEMPFIARVMEQDSIRAALLPWQARPPVGLRGLEELVRGHQIEQKSA; translated from the coding sequence ATGACACTTCCTGCCGTTACAACTCGCCATCTCTTTTTCACCGGCAAGGGCGGCGTCGGCAAAACGTCGCTCGCCTGCGCAACGGCGCTGCAACTGGCTGAAAAGGGTAAGGCCGTGCTGCTTGTCAGCACCGACCCGGCTTCGAATCTCGACGAGGTGCTCGAGACTCAACTCTGTGGGCAGCCGACCCCGGTCAACGGGTTCCCCAACCTCCATGCGTTGAATATCGACCCCGAGCTCGCTGCGGCTGCCTACCGCGAGCGAATGGTTGCTCCCTATCGAGGCGTGTTGCCCGATGCGGCAATTCGCAGCATGGAGGAGCAGTTTTCTGGTGGCTGCACGGTCGAGATAGCGGCATTCGATGCGTTTGCCGAACTGCTGGGCGGTAGTATCACCGCGAAGGCGTATGACCACGTCATCTTCGACACTGCCCCGACAGGGCACACCTTGCGTTTGCTCACGCTGCCGTCGGCCTGGAGTAACTTCCTGTCGACTAACACAACCGGCAATTCGTGCTTGGGCCCGTTGGCAGGCCTCGAGCAAAACAGGCAACTATACGCCGCCGCCGTTGCCCAATTGACCGATCACGACCGCACTACCGTGGTCCTCGTGGCGAGGCCGGAGGCGTCCGCATTCCGTGAGGCGGAGCGAACCCGTGTCGAACTGGCCGACCTGGGGGTTCGAAACCTGGTGCTCGCGGTCAATGGTGTCTTCAAGGCGGTCTCTTCTGACGATGACATTGCTTGTGCGATGGAAGAACAGCAGGCTGCAGCCGTCAAGGCAATGCCACCGGGTCTCGCCGTACTTCCGCGAAGCGAAACGGGTTTTATTCCCAAGGGACTGGCTGGACTGGCCGCGTTAGACGCGTATTTGCACCCGGCGCGGATTGCCACGCCCAGCGTCGATGTCCGTCCTGGCGTGGAATTGCCTGGCGGACTTCTGCCGCTCATTGACGAGCTCGAGAAGGCGGGGCATGGCCTTGTCATGACGATGGGCAAGGGCGGCGTCGGCAAGACGACCGTGGCTGCGGCGATAGCGCTTGAACTGGCGCAGCGCGGCCATGCAGTCCTGCTTTCCACCACAGACCCGGCCGCGCACGTAGCATGGACGCTCCAGGAATCCCTTCCAGGCCTGAGTGTGAGTCGCATCGACCCGGAACTGGAGGTTAGCCGCTATCGCGCTGAGGTCCTCGCCAAGGCCGGGACTCAACTCGATGCGCAAGGGAAGGCGATGCTTGAGGAAGACCTGCGGTCGCCGTGCACCGAGGAGATAGCGGTTTTTCGCGCATTCGCGCGCACGGTGGATGAGGCCCGGAACGCTTTCGTGATACTCGACACGGCTCCAACCGGACACACCATTCTGCTCATGGATTCAGCAGAGGCCTATCATCGCGAAGTCATGCGTACGCAAGGCGATATGCCCGAAGCGGTTCGTCAGCTTCTGCCGCGGCTTAGAGACCCGCAGTTCACGCACGTGCTTATCGTGACGCTCGCCGAAGCGACGCCAGTTCATGAAGCAGAACGACTGCAAGCCGACCTGCGTCGGGCACAGATCGAGCCATACGCCTGGGTCATTGACCAGAGTCTGCTCGCAAGCGGAACCCACGATCCGGCCCTCGCCGAGCGCGGGCGCTACGAAATGCCATTCATCGCGCGCGTTATGGAGCAGGATTCGATTCGGGCCGCTTTGTTGCCGTGGCAGGCGCGTCCACCCGTCGGGCTACGAGGGTTGGAAGAGTTGGTCCGCGGCCACCAGATAGAGCAGAAAAGCGCCTAG
- the arsD gene encoding arsenite efflux transporter metallochaperone ArsD, which yields MTLVNEAAGVDSQMVGFSMCEKCRSIVCDLTEVNDASFGGTSMTQWRRPRSGRQAEFVGAMMSKLDVFEPAMCCATGVCGVDVDPALVQFSADLQWLAEHGVEVVRHGLGHDAAAFAANPEVIRELHAGMDRLPIATVDGRIISVGVYPSLAQLIQKLGLKIPAAEKPHIKAGACACKPGEC from the coding sequence TTGACGCTCGTCAATGAGGCAGCTGGAGTCGATTCGCAAATGGTCGGATTCTCCATGTGTGAAAAATGCCGCTCCATCGTCTGCGACTTGACCGAGGTCAATGACGCCTCCTTCGGAGGGACGAGCATGACGCAGTGGAGGCGGCCGCGGTCTGGCCGACAGGCGGAATTCGTGGGAGCAATGATGAGCAAACTTGATGTGTTCGAACCGGCTATGTGCTGCGCGACCGGCGTCTGCGGCGTGGACGTAGACCCGGCGCTGGTTCAGTTCAGCGCCGACCTTCAGTGGCTGGCTGAACATGGTGTCGAAGTCGTTCGGCACGGCCTCGGACACGATGCGGCAGCCTTTGCGGCAAATCCTGAGGTGATACGGGAACTGCATGCGGGTATGGACCGTCTGCCCATTGCAACGGTGGATGGCCGGATCATCTCCGTCGGGGTGTATCCGTCACTTGCCCAACTGATTCAGAAACTGGGGCTCAAGATTCCCGCCGCCGAAAAGCCGCACATCAAGGCCGGAGCCTGCGCTTGCAAGCCCGGCGAATGTTAA